In a genomic window of Bordetella petrii:
- a CDS encoding ParB/RepB/Spo0J family partition protein — protein MNTTIFSETTAVQAVSDKVSQDAAQQAHTVLDHVQAAVQTDEGVSPQPQAPAAELRFIALSRLRLSQRNVRKTAGPVDALADSIERVGLLQNLIVVPHADGKTFDVVAGARRWAALRLLAKKKRMAREQTIPCLVVPDARAITVSLTENVQREAMHPADQFEAFLAMVNEGRPIEDIAADFGVTPLVVQRRLKLARISPRLMAAYRQGDVTLEQLMVLTLTEDHKAQDAAYFDAPPYEREPYALRRRLTQGDVDAARSPLAHFVGVDAYTAAGGGIRRDLFAQDGDGVYLTDADLLARLAADKLEALAADVRAEGWKWVEAVAVFGYSELAAFRRAPQIERQPTARQAKRLAKLQARQAAIEQALHAAEDAEDEDAAATLYEEGDRVGEALDALYADLLAYAPETMAASGAVVTLDHDGQVLVHRGLLRPEDAKAIESPSHAKHPSSGDGEPDSQSDAADAPPAKTLSERLVRNLSAHRTAALQATLAKKPEVALAALVHRLALTVFYHGGDSLLQIAAQPQDGLTHHAPELAESKAAGEFAALRTAWRERLPAREDELFDAVRQMKRADVLALLAVCVAGTVDAVVRSEHDTHADALAQAVALDMSTYWQPTAQAYFNHVSKPHILAGLQTFKPSEVNRVGGYKKPQMAAEAERYATAAAWLPDMLRTSV, from the coding sequence ATGAACACCACGATTTTCTCTGAAACCACCGCCGTGCAAGCCGTCAGTGACAAGGTATCGCAAGACGCGGCACAGCAAGCGCACACCGTGCTCGACCACGTTCAAGCCGCCGTCCAGACGGATGAAGGCGTGTCGCCCCAGCCGCAGGCCCCGGCGGCTGAACTGCGCTTTATCGCGCTCTCGCGCTTGCGCCTGTCCCAGCGCAATGTGCGCAAGACCGCCGGGCCGGTCGATGCCCTGGCCGATAGCATCGAGCGCGTGGGCCTGCTGCAAAACCTGATCGTCGTACCGCATGCGGACGGCAAAACGTTCGACGTCGTGGCAGGCGCTCGGCGTTGGGCCGCATTGCGCCTGCTGGCCAAGAAAAAACGCATGGCCCGCGAGCAGACCATTCCGTGCTTGGTCGTGCCCGATGCCCGCGCCATCACCGTCAGCCTGACTGAGAACGTGCAGCGCGAAGCAATGCACCCGGCTGATCAGTTCGAGGCGTTTCTGGCGATGGTCAACGAGGGGCGGCCTATCGAGGATATTGCGGCCGATTTTGGCGTGACGCCGCTGGTAGTGCAGCGCCGCCTGAAACTGGCCCGCATCTCTCCGCGCCTGATGGCGGCGTACCGCCAAGGCGATGTCACGCTGGAGCAATTGATGGTGCTGACGCTGACCGAGGACCACAAGGCGCAGGACGCCGCGTACTTCGATGCGCCACCCTATGAGCGCGAGCCTTACGCGCTGCGTCGGCGGCTCACGCAAGGCGACGTGGACGCGGCGCGTAGCCCCTTGGCGCATTTTGTGGGCGTGGACGCCTATACGGCGGCAGGCGGTGGCATCCGGCGCGATTTGTTCGCCCAAGACGGCGATGGCGTGTATCTCACCGATGCGGATCTGCTGGCGCGGTTGGCGGCAGACAAGCTGGAAGCGCTGGCCGCAGACGTTCGCGCCGAGGGGTGGAAATGGGTTGAAGCGGTGGCCGTGTTCGGCTACAGCGAACTGGCCGCGTTTCGCCGCGCCCCGCAGATCGAGCGCCAGCCCACCGCCCGGCAAGCCAAACGCCTTGCCAAGCTGCAAGCGCGGCAGGCAGCCATTGAGCAAGCGCTGCATGCCGCCGAAGACGCCGAGGACGAAGATGCCGCCGCTACGCTCTACGAGGAAGGCGACCGCGTGGGCGAAGCGCTGGACGCGCTCTATGCCGATTTGCTGGCCTACGCGCCTGAAACGATGGCGGCATCCGGCGCGGTGGTGACCCTCGATCACGATGGGCAAGTCCTCGTTCATCGCGGCTTGCTGCGCCCGGAGGACGCCAAGGCCATCGAATCCCCCAGCCACGCCAAACACCCCAGCAGCGGCGACGGTGAGCCAGACAGCCAGAGCGACGCCGCCGACGCGCCACCTGCCAAAACGCTGTCCGAACGGCTGGTGCGCAACCTGAGCGCACACCGAACCGCCGCGCTGCAAGCCACGCTGGCGAAAAAGCCCGAGGTGGCACTGGCCGCGTTGGTGCATCGACTGGCGTTGACCGTGTTCTATCACGGCGGCGACAGCCTGCTGCAAATCGCTGCGCAACCGCAGGATGGTTTGACACACCATGCGCCGGAACTGGCCGAGAGCAAGGCGGCAGGCGAGTTCGCTGCGCTGCGCACCGCATGGCGTGAACGCCTGCCTGCCCGCGAGGACGAGTTGTTCGACGCCGTGCGCCAGATGAAGCGGGCCGATGTGCTGGCGCTGTTGGCGGTGTGCGTGGCAGGCACGGTTGATGCCGTGGTACGCAGCGAACACGACACCCACGCTGACGCATTGGCGCAAGCCGTGGCGCTGGACATGAGCACTTATTGGCAACCCACTGCCCAAGCGTACTTCAATCATGTCTCCAAACCCCACATTCTGGCGGGATTGCAGACCTTCAAACCCTCGGAAGTGAACCGCGTGGGCGGCTACAAGAAGCCGCAGATGGCCGCAGAAGCCGAGCGGTACGCCACGGCGGCGGCATGGTTGCCTGACATGCTGCGCACATCAGTGTAA
- the arsB gene encoding ACR3 family arsenite efflux transporter → MTAAIETARLTPVPTMSVFERYLTVWVFLCIVVGIALGQFVPDVFQAIGRMEIAQVNLPVGILIWVMIIPMLLKVDFSALGQVKQHWRGIGVTLFINWAVKPFSMALLAWIFIRHVFAQWLPAEQLDSYVAGLILLAAAPCTAMVFVWSRLTGGDPVFTLSQVALNDTIMVFAFAPIVGLLLGLSAISVPWDTLLVSVALYIVVPVIIAQLWRKALLRKGQAAFDQALERIGPLSIAALLLTLVLLFAFQGQAILQQPLVIAMLAVPILIQVFFNSGLAYWLNRRAGEKHNIACPSALIGASNFFELAVAAAISLFGFESGAALATVVGVLIEVPVMLLVVRIVNQSKGWYEASASVSQR, encoded by the coding sequence ATGACCGCAGCGATTGAAACGGCCCGACTCACACCGGTGCCAACGATGAGCGTATTCGAGCGCTATCTGACGGTATGGGTTTTCCTGTGCATTGTCGTGGGCATTGCGTTGGGGCAATTCGTTCCCGACGTATTCCAGGCCATTGGTCGCATGGAGATCGCCCAGGTCAATCTGCCTGTCGGTATTCTGATCTGGGTCATGATCATCCCAATGCTGCTGAAGGTCGACTTCAGCGCATTGGGACAGGTCAAACAACATTGGCGCGGCATTGGCGTCACGCTGTTTATTAACTGGGCAGTCAAACCGTTTTCGATGGCGTTGCTGGCATGGATCTTTATCCGCCATGTCTTTGCCCAATGGTTGCCTGCAGAACAACTTGACAGCTATGTCGCAGGGCTCATTCTGCTAGCTGCTGCTCCCTGCACAGCCATGGTGTTTGTGTGGAGCCGACTGACCGGCGGTGATCCGGTATTCACGCTGTCACAGGTCGCACTGAATGACACCATCATGGTGTTTGCGTTTGCACCCATTGTCGGGTTGCTGCTCGGCCTTTCTGCCATCTCCGTGCCGTGGGACACGTTGTTGGTGTCGGTCGCCCTCTACATTGTGGTACCTGTCATCATCGCTCAACTCTGGCGCAAGGCACTGCTGCGCAAGGGCCAAGCAGCCTTTGATCAAGCACTGGAACGCATTGGCCCGCTATCTATTGCGGCCTTGCTGCTGACACTGGTGTTGCTGTTTGCCTTCCAGGGGCAAGCCATTCTGCAACAACCGCTGGTCATCGCCATGCTGGCCGTGCCTATCCTGATCCAAGTATTTTTCAACTCGGGGCTGGCCTATTGGCTCAACCGCCGCGCAGGTGAAAAACACAACATTGCCTGCCCGTCAGCCTTGATCGGAGCGAGCAATTTCTTCGAGCTGGCCGTGGCGGCTGCCATCAGCCTGTTTGGTTTTGAATCGGGGGCTGCACTGGCCACCGTGGTCGGCGTGCTGATCGAGGTACCCGTCATGCTGCTGGTGGTGCGTATCGTCAACCAAAGCAAGGGCTGGTACGAAGCCAGCGCCAGCGTTTCCCAGAGATAA
- a CDS encoding arsenate reductase ArsC translates to MTTDTTYNALFICTGNSARSILAEGLLNGLGNGRFRAYSAGSHPKGEVHPLALATLERLHLPATGYRSKSWDEFVAPDAPVFDFIFTVCDNAAGEVCPIWPGKPVSAHWGVPDPAAVEGPEEQQRKAFSDTAMALRRRIELFISLPFQRLDSLSLQQELRDIGKK, encoded by the coding sequence ATGACGACCGATACCACCTACAACGCGTTATTCATCTGCACGGGCAATTCGGCCCGTTCCATCCTCGCTGAAGGCTTGCTCAATGGCTTGGGCAATGGCCGTTTTCGTGCCTATTCTGCGGGTAGTCATCCCAAGGGCGAAGTTCACCCGTTAGCGTTAGCGACGCTGGAACGACTGCATCTGCCTGCAACGGGCTACCGCAGCAAAAGCTGGGACGAGTTCGTCGCGCCCGACGCGCCCGTGTTTGATTTCATCTTCACGGTTTGCGACAACGCTGCGGGGGAAGTTTGTCCGATATGGCCGGGCAAACCGGTATCGGCTCACTGGGGCGTACCAGACCCTGCAGCAGTTGAAGGCCCCGAAGAACAGCAACGCAAAGCCTTTTCCGACACCGCCATGGCGCTTCGCCGACGCATTGAATTGTTCATCTCATTGCCTTTCCAGCGCCTGGATAGCCTGTCGTTGCAACAAGAGTTGCGCGACATCGGCAAGAAGTGA
- a CDS encoding sigma factor-like helix-turn-helix DNA-binding protein has translation MDALNSRPSSASGRSRLTVRAFEMAARLRSRRKNLKLTCRFVAERLGIPAVRYRFWEKQFGPAAEKQYLEAVAQVLQVSPEWLAHGTGILPIPADQVESAKFVDSFANRKATEEERIVLGQRALARRVALELSRQEIALRIGIATYLLANWERVLPLKPKVEFENKWEEALGVPAGWLRRIDIETPAPSKEAVTQIIEARTADSVAAEIRTAGTWLCRASFARRTVLHHELSPTEQRLADIFALRYGVDGEAHTTLQVIGDRYGLTRERIRQIVEKMVERSARMQLLTPHIDRLADEIRPLLPATMDAVDTQLRGRLGERLSIESVSRFCREILGRNIVALTDRPADMAYLWSPTVIDPATHDVTRIRAARDAALRLIRSCGAAQAMFVAGAASEITGTGLTPDEAMQGCRMVPGFEWLSERDGWFWFGEGNENRLVTIALKVLAVSGRRVDAEEILASFIRARRGYYPPEQLRPYLIEPPLQIVVEVLRRVKGLKNVQSDDFLLDKPVPVETVLSDAELAVYSLMRDNGNIISRHTLVTELVKTGKVKLMALHVSLNSSPIYRQLDRGVFALRGATLNPASLREAQRTVGGDASKSARISERDKDGYYHFTFELTEYMVRTRVWEVPRALDDLITEEGNVTLQGSEQPVVFARLPSGSCRLKQFVSRLLQQGFVAGDMLNLALHPEQRLIRVTQLGPIMQRAETGDQPRLF, from the coding sequence ATGGACGCTTTGAACTCCCGTCCTTCTTCTGCAAGTGGCCGTTCACGGCTTACCGTCCGCGCTTTTGAAATGGCGGCGCGCCTGCGTTCGCGTCGTAAGAATCTTAAACTGACATGCCGTTTCGTTGCCGAAAGATTAGGCATTCCCGCCGTGCGCTATCGTTTCTGGGAAAAGCAATTTGGCCCTGCTGCTGAAAAACAGTACCTTGAGGCTGTTGCGCAAGTGCTTCAAGTCTCGCCGGAGTGGTTGGCCCATGGCACAGGGATCTTGCCTATTCCGGCAGATCAGGTCGAATCTGCAAAATTCGTGGATTCATTTGCGAATCGCAAGGCGACAGAGGAAGAACGAATCGTGCTTGGCCAACGAGCACTGGCTAGGCGAGTCGCACTTGAACTAAGCCGTCAGGAAATTGCCTTGCGAATCGGTATCGCAACCTATCTTCTTGCCAACTGGGAGCGTGTGCTGCCACTTAAACCCAAAGTCGAGTTTGAGAATAAATGGGAAGAGGCGTTGGGCGTCCCCGCAGGATGGTTGCGCCGGATAGACATCGAAACGCCAGCTCCTTCGAAGGAGGCTGTGACTCAAATCATTGAGGCAAGAACGGCCGATAGTGTGGCAGCCGAAATTCGTACTGCTGGGACATGGCTTTGCCGCGCGTCTTTCGCGCGTCGAACTGTTCTCCATCACGAACTCTCGCCGACTGAACAGCGGTTAGCGGACATCTTTGCGCTGCGATATGGTGTCGACGGAGAAGCGCACACGACCTTGCAAGTCATCGGGGATCGCTATGGTCTGACTCGCGAACGTATCCGCCAGATCGTGGAAAAGATGGTGGAGCGTTCGGCACGAATGCAGCTTCTTACCCCGCATATTGACAGGCTTGCCGACGAAATCCGTCCGTTGTTACCGGCAACGATGGACGCAGTGGATACTCAACTGCGAGGCCGACTCGGAGAGCGCTTGTCTATTGAGAGCGTCAGTCGGTTTTGCCGTGAAATTCTCGGGCGTAATATCGTTGCGTTAACGGATCGGCCAGCTGATATGGCCTATCTATGGTCACCTACAGTCATCGATCCCGCAACCCATGATGTAACCCGTATTCGCGCCGCACGCGATGCGGCGTTGCGACTAATTCGAAGCTGCGGTGCTGCGCAAGCCATGTTTGTTGCGGGCGCTGCAAGTGAAATTACGGGAACGGGCCTCACACCAGACGAAGCCATGCAAGGCTGTCGTATGGTGCCAGGCTTTGAGTGGCTTTCAGAAAGGGATGGCTGGTTTTGGTTCGGCGAGGGTAACGAAAACCGTTTGGTGACGATCGCTCTAAAAGTGCTAGCGGTCTCCGGCCGTCGAGTCGATGCAGAGGAGATTCTGGCCAGCTTTATTCGTGCGCGCCGTGGTTACTATCCACCGGAGCAACTGCGGCCTTATCTCATTGAGCCACCGCTACAGATTGTCGTCGAAGTGTTGCGTCGGGTGAAAGGACTAAAGAACGTGCAGTCGGACGATTTCTTGCTCGACAAACCTGTTCCCGTCGAAACGGTGTTGTCCGATGCGGAGCTTGCGGTCTATAGCCTAATGCGAGATAACGGCAACATCATCTCTCGCCATACCCTCGTCACCGAACTGGTCAAGACAGGCAAGGTGAAGCTGATGGCACTGCATGTCAGTCTCAATAGTTCTCCCATTTATCGCCAATTAGATCGAGGCGTCTTTGCGTTGCGGGGAGCCACCTTGAATCCCGCGTCTCTGCGCGAGGCACAGAGAACCGTTGGTGGCGACGCGAGCAAATCGGCACGAATCAGCGAGCGTGACAAAGATGGCTACTACCATTTCACCTTCGAACTCACGGAGTATATGGTTAGAACCCGTGTCTGGGAGGTGCCGCGCGCGCTGGACGACCTCATTACAGAAGAAGGAAACGTGACTCTGCAAGGATCAGAGCAACCGGTAGTGTTCGCACGCCTACCTAGCGGCTCGTGCCGCCTCAAGCAGTTTGTATCCAGACTTTTACAGCAAGGTTTCGTAGCGGGAGATATGCTTAACCTTGCTCTCCATCCCGAGCAGCGTCTGATTCGCGTAACCCAACTTGGACCAATCATGCAACGGGCCGAGACTGGCGATCAACCTAGGCTTTTTTAG
- a CDS encoding helix-turn-helix domain-containing protein — protein MISSHAVLAAPSTPALTAVPTATSARYLTNSEAADYLRLSPRTLEKLRVLGGGPRFRKFGRRVLYAAVDLEAWADDHSYAMTSDPEYLEHRAGR, from the coding sequence ATGATCTCGTCACACGCTGTCCTTGCCGCACCGTCCACGCCCGCACTCACCGCCGTACCGACGGCAACTTCGGCACGCTATCTGACCAACAGCGAAGCGGCCGATTATCTGCGTCTGTCGCCGCGCACGCTCGAAAAACTGCGCGTATTGGGCGGCGGCCCACGTTTTCGTAAGTTCGGCCGACGCGTGCTGTATGCCGCCGTCGACCTGGAGGCGTGGGCCGACGATCACAGCTACGCCATGACGTCTGACCCCGAATACCTCGAACACCGCGCTGGCCGTTAA
- a CDS encoding DUF736 domain-containing protein yields the protein MANIGTFTAQDNGYTGTVRTLTLNVKVKFVPADKDSDKSPDYRIVVGSYEIGAAWRKVSKQDRSYLSVTLDDPSFPATIYARLIGNEAGDFDLIWSRPAKAN from the coding sequence ATGGCTAACATCGGCACCTTCACCGCTCAGGACAACGGCTACACCGGCACGGTGCGCACCTTGACCTTGAACGTCAAAGTCAAGTTCGTTCCGGCCGACAAGGACAGCGACAAGTCGCCCGACTACCGCATCGTGGTGGGCAGCTACGAGATCGGCGCGGCATGGCGCAAGGTCTCCAAACAGGACCGTTCCTATCTGTCGGTCACGCTCGATGATCCGTCGTTCCCGGCCACCATCTACGCCCGGCTGATCGGGAACGAGGCCGGCGATTTCGACCTCATCTGGTCGCGTCCAGCGAAGGCGAACTAG
- a CDS encoding helix-turn-helix domain-containing protein: MAEQYDIGQAIKTVRTLRGLSQEAFSDVSSRTYLSTLERGLKNPTLSKLAELCEVMQIHPLTLMALAYVDDASQAKSLLSQVEGELGMVWRATNQAPLD, translated from the coding sequence ATGGCGGAACAATATGACATAGGCCAAGCCATCAAAACCGTACGCACGCTGCGTGGCTTGAGCCAAGAAGCGTTTTCGGACGTCTCCAGCCGGACCTATCTGAGCACGCTCGAACGCGGCCTGAAGAACCCTACGCTCAGCAAGCTGGCCGAGCTGTGCGAAGTCATGCAGATTCACCCGCTGACCTTAATGGCACTGGCTTATGTTGACGATGCAAGCCAGGCTAAAAGCTTGTTATCGCAGGTAGAGGGAGAACTGGGTATGGTCTGGCGAGCGACAAACCAAGCACCTTTGGACTAA
- a CDS encoding DUF2958 domain-containing protein, with amino-acid sequence MPLLTDAQQAQLLAHGQRRANDPGFDPMPVVKLYTPDAGAVWLLAFAYPDDPGRLHALCDANTGCPQLVDIRLDELEAMRGPNGYRVAVDASFRAARTLSDYAARAHARGAYTED; translated from the coding sequence ATGCCGCTGCTGACTGACGCTCAACAGGCGCAACTGCTGGCCCATGGTCAGCGGCGCGCTAACGATCCGGGCTTCGATCCCATGCCGGTGGTCAAGCTGTACACGCCCGATGCGGGCGCGGTCTGGTTGCTGGCCTTTGCTTATCCCGACGATCCGGGCCGGCTACACGCCTTGTGCGATGCCAATACGGGCTGTCCGCAACTGGTCGATATCCGCTTGGACGAACTCGAAGCCATGCGCGGGCCGAACGGCTACCGCGTGGCCGTGGATGCAAGTTTTAGAGCCGCGCGTACGCTGTCGGATTACGCCGCCCGGGCGCACGCCCGAGGCGCTTACACCGAGGACTAG
- a CDS encoding JAB domain-containing protein: MQQYSLFVDSPINPSNTLLVREADGAMRPAQRAEILAVARELVSIDTLHGEDLSNPDKAKAFLQLRLAGLEHEVCALMLLDVQLRLITYLEPFRGTLSQAPVYPREILKLALRHNAAGLMMAHNHPSGLAEASQADRQLTQAVQQALALIDVRLLDHFIVAGTTVVSMAQRGQL; encoded by the coding sequence ATGCAGCAATATTCCCTTTTCGTCGATAGTCCGATCAACCCGAGTAATACGCTGCTGGTGCGCGAGGCCGATGGCGCGATGCGCCCGGCCCAGCGGGCCGAGATTCTGGCCGTGGCGCGTGAGCTGGTGTCGATCGACACGTTACATGGCGAGGATCTGAGCAATCCCGATAAAGCTAAGGCATTTCTGCAGTTGCGTCTGGCGGGCCTGGAACACGAGGTGTGCGCGTTGATGCTGCTCGATGTGCAATTGCGGTTGATCACATACCTGGAGCCATTTCGCGGCACCTTGAGCCAGGCGCCCGTTTATCCGCGCGAAATCCTCAAGCTGGCCCTACGGCATAATGCGGCCGGACTCATGATGGCCCACAACCATCCGTCGGGTCTGGCCGAAGCCAGTCAGGCGGATAGGCAATTGACCCAGGCCGTGCAGCAGGCCTTGGCGCTCATTGATGTGCGGCTGCTCGATCACTTCATTGTCGCCGGCACCACGGTGGTGTCGATGGCGCAGCGCGGGCAGCTCTAG
- a CDS encoding ATPase: MSDKSHVSLEQHVCLVCGTTFDTGSLLLDKRLRQCMEHHTVTGWGLCREHEQVFKDGFVALVECDPARSGGVKSGCMKPEDAYRTGRVAHLRREAFAQVFNVPIENTQPCVFVEPGVLAHLQAMVEPASD; encoded by the coding sequence ATGAGCGACAAATCCCACGTTTCGCTGGAGCAGCATGTCTGCCTGGTGTGCGGCACCACTTTCGATACCGGCAGTCTGCTGCTGGACAAGCGTCTGCGTCAATGCATGGAGCACCACACGGTTACCGGCTGGGGCCTGTGCCGTGAGCACGAACAAGTGTTTAAGGATGGCTTCGTCGCCTTGGTTGAATGCGACCCAGCGCGTAGTGGTGGCGTGAAATCGGGGTGCATGAAACCCGAAGACGCTTATCGCACAGGTCGAGTGGCCCATCTGCGGCGCGAAGCATTCGCTCAGGTGTTCAACGTGCCGATTGAAAACACACAACCTTGCGTCTTTGTCGAGCCCGGCGTCCTCGCACATTTGCAGGCGATGGTCGAACCCGCATCGGACTGA
- a CDS encoding replication initiator protein A: protein MAARRLPPSERDQLTLFRALPGDMRPRDAQDLMAYPFFSLSKSHRVVPIDFTAGPVRIQVEAVPEHGMATIWDADILIWAASQIVAARDRGLPTSRLIAATPHEILTFTGRGTGARDYRRLRAALDRLQSTTVATSLRQADGRRLHRFSWINEWKEVVHADGRSAGLDLILPDWFYSGVLCNALVLSIDPRYFRLTGGIERWLYRLVRKHGGAQRMGWRFELRHLYVKSGSHARYADFALDVRRLAQRQTLPGYRLRVAYAGGAEQLFFYRHPAQAGHLPAPVARCERSTSTCG from the coding sequence ATGGCTGCGCGGCGACTCCCGCCAAGCGAACGCGATCAGCTCACGCTGTTTCGCGCGCTGCCGGGCGACATGCGTCCGCGCGATGCGCAGGACCTCATGGCCTATCCGTTCTTCTCGTTGTCGAAATCGCACCGTGTGGTGCCCATCGACTTCACGGCCGGGCCGGTGCGTATTCAGGTCGAAGCCGTCCCCGAACACGGCATGGCGACAATCTGGGATGCGGACATCTTGATCTGGGCGGCCAGTCAGATCGTCGCGGCCCGCGACCGCGGACTGCCAACGTCTCGGCTGATTGCGGCCACCCCGCACGAAATCCTGACCTTCACCGGGCGCGGCACCGGCGCACGCGACTACCGGCGCCTGCGTGCGGCGCTTGATCGCCTGCAATCGACCACGGTAGCCACGTCGCTGCGTCAGGCCGATGGCCGGCGTCTGCATCGGTTCTCGTGGATCAATGAATGGAAGGAAGTCGTTCACGCCGATGGCCGCTCGGCGGGTCTCGATCTGATCCTGCCCGACTGGTTCTACAGCGGCGTGCTTTGCAATGCGCTGGTGCTGAGTATCGACCCGCGCTACTTCCGGCTAACCGGCGGCATCGAGCGCTGGCTGTACCGCCTGGTGCGCAAGCACGGCGGCGCCCAGCGCATGGGGTGGCGTTTCGAGCTGCGCCACCTCTATGTCAAATCCGGCAGCCATGCCCGCTATGCCGACTTTGCGCTGGACGTCCGTCGTTTGGCTCAGCGCCAGACGCTACCGGGCTATCGCCTGCGTGTGGCATATGCGGGTGGCGCCGAACAGTTGTTCTTCTACCGACATCCTGCGCAAGCCGGCCACTTGCCGGCCCCTGTGGCGAGATGTGAACGGAGCACATCAACATGTGGATAA
- a CDS encoding DUF2285 domain-containing protein → MVMTIGAAPWQATAAYLYLLRLDAASLAWEYLRRNADYRACWRRYGRTAAVSVTRPWGLALLEDPQLDARRAHPVWDNRLSALLHIQADDHAAQSGLDLWHIPGPKDVIVLPTGVAALCVRASVPSTTLRARLGPGVLDGRPALCAVPLDTRLHAQAALLTLHAARFAPRRACPVRPIPCAALTAKVDQAHLHHLHALQALDGVQAGASQRRIADVLYGRERMRRDWHADSALRAQVRHSLARAVALMRGGYRDLAGLSPDDLDQ, encoded by the coding sequence ATGGTCATGACCATTGGGGCCGCGCCCTGGCAGGCGACGGCGGCTTATCTGTACCTGTTGCGGCTCGATGCCGCGAGCCTCGCCTGGGAATATCTGCGCCGTAATGCCGACTACCGCGCATGTTGGCGCCGCTACGGTCGTACCGCGGCCGTGAGTGTTACCCGGCCCTGGGGGCTGGCGCTGCTGGAAGATCCACAGCTTGACGCACGGCGTGCGCATCCGGTCTGGGACAACCGGCTGTCGGCACTCCTGCACATCCAGGCGGATGATCATGCCGCGCAATCCGGCCTGGACCTGTGGCATATTCCCGGTCCCAAAGACGTGATTGTGTTGCCGACGGGCGTGGCAGCGCTATGCGTGCGTGCTTCGGTACCAAGCACGACACTGCGGGCGCGCCTTGGGCCGGGCGTGCTCGACGGTCGCCCGGCGCTGTGCGCCGTGCCGCTTGATACGCGTCTACACGCCCAGGCGGCACTGCTGACCTTGCACGCGGCCCGGTTCGCGCCGCGCCGGGCCTGTCCCGTCCGGCCTATCCCCTGCGCCGCCCTCACTGCCAAGGTGGACCAAGCCCACCTACACCATCTGCACGCCTTGCAGGCGCTCGATGGCGTACAGGCCGGCGCATCCCAGCGTCGCATCGCCGACGTGCTGTACGGACGCGAACGCATGCGCCGCGACTGGCATGCTGACAGCGCCCTGCGGGCGCAGGTGCGCCATAGCCTTGCGCGGGCCGTCGCACTGATGCGTGGCGGCTACCGGGACCTGGCCGGGCTATCCCCGGACGACCTCGACCAATAG
- a CDS encoding ArsR/SmtB family transcription factor, giving the protein MNEAQTVSALSALAHTQRLRVFRALVIAGLEGLTPSVLAEQLAVARNTLSFHLKELTHAGLVTVEQQGRNLIYRADFAQMNGLLGYLTEHCCQGGVCEVSESSHCDC; this is encoded by the coding sequence ATGAACGAAGCTCAAACTGTCTCCGCACTTAGCGCCTTGGCCCACACGCAACGCCTTCGGGTGTTTCGCGCCTTGGTTATTGCTGGCCTAGAAGGCCTGACGCCCAGCGTACTGGCCGAGCAACTTGCTGTGGCCCGCAACACTTTGTCCTTCCACCTGAAAGAACTCACTCATGCAGGTCTTGTCACGGTTGAGCAGCAAGGCCGCAACCTCATCTACCGCGCCGACTTTGCCCAGATGAATGGGCTACTCGGCTACCTGACTGAACATTGCTGCCAGGGCGGCGTATGCGAAGTCTCCGAATCCTCTCACTGCGACTGCTGA